The Anguilla rostrata isolate EN2019 chromosome 1, ASM1855537v3, whole genome shotgun sequence nucleotide sequence TAGCATCAGCCTTTACTGGTCTTTCATACAATGCATTCAGGTTCTCTGGAACTGGCATCTGGCTCATCTTGGCTGTGTGCAGCCCAGGATTTTGGAATACCTCAAGGAATAGCAGTGTCATCAGTGCGTCCCGATAGTCTGAAAGGCACAATGacatgaaaggaaaaacaaaaatttttgTTGGTTTAACTATTGCTTCAGACATGTTcagagtgtgatgtgtgtatgttcgtTCTACAAGTTAAGTTTAATGTAGACAATACATACAGTTCAATAAATGAATGAGAATTTATTACTCACTGTATGTTGGCTTGGTCTTGAGGGCTTGAATGGAGTATTGTCCCTTCTTTGACTTTGGGTACTTTATCATGTAGGCCAGTTGTCCTGTGGAGCTTATTGCCTGGCTCCGGTCGGCGTTCTCATTGAAATGCATCCCGGCCAAGTAATGCCTGAAACCATTATGACATATAATAAGGtcgcaaaataataataagaaaaaccTTTCTTAAACCTCTGTTAAGTTgggttcaaaaataaaaatgaatatatcagTTCAGCATCATCCTAAAcgtccacaaaaataaataaataaataaatagctattACAAAATACCCTACTACCTAGTTAGATTTCTTGATATCCGTTAATGCGTTTCAGACTCTAGCGACAGGGGAGTGTGTAGGGGAGTGCggggaaaaaagtaaatgtGTTAGCTTGTTCCCCACTCTCTCCTATAGCTCTGTGAAGTTATGGCGCAAGCAGGAAATGTAGGGCTGGTACAACCATACCAATATGAGCCAACAGACTCAGATTTTGAAGATGAAGTCACACTGCCACCACCCACAGAAAATAGGCGGTCGAACCAAGTGTTCACGGAATGGTGAGTTAAAAATGATGTGAGTTGCTGTCATTCCTTTACATGGGATCATTTTAAATTCTCATagctatatttatataaaaacaggTGCTCATGTGGAGAGTGCCAAACCATGCCCTCTGAGGCAGAAAACATCTGCTGCAGAGAACTTACACCGGTGTGTATTATTCATATTAACAAGGCCACCGCAAAGCGTGGCATATGCCCCCTTCTTCCTTACAATAAGTGCATGTCTGCTGTACTGGTACATGGTCCTCAATGTAAAACTGTTTCAATAGGTAATGACCAGGTGTGGAGAGCAACCGCAGGACCCAGGATGCATGACATTGCATCCTGGCCTGGAACCGGTCTGCCTCAACCCCTACTCCCTTCAGAATGCCCTGAATGTGTTTAGGGCAGAACATGGGCCCCTAGATGTTAGGCAGAGAGCAGCGTGAGTATTTTCCAAACTAAAGGGCTAAGCCATGTTGATTGTTTCAAAAGATGCTATTAAATATTTGAGTGTTTACAAAAGTTCTAAAAAATCTATTCTACCTGTATCTAAaccttaaaacattaaaaaaaatgtaaatggaaaacaataatctCTTCTACAtctaaaatgcagtttttagATACACTGAAATCGCATATCGCCTACACTTAATTAGGTATTTTTATTACAGGCGTGCTCGCTACCTAGCGTATAGGCAGTTTGTCAGCTGGTGCTGGGGCTACTTGGGCAGGAGAATCAGAGTAGTGATACCGTCGTGCGTGGTCCTGCGAATCCACCGCGAGTATCCAGACGAAGAGGATCACTACACTGGCTTCAGACCCCCCTTAGACGACTGAACCAGAACTTCACCCCCTCTAGACCTGACCTCTTATGgagatatgtaaataaatattttcaactcTAGTTGCTGGGATCTTAACTGACTCGAGGGAAGTGGACTTTGACATCCTAACTCACACATGCAACCCCTACGCAAAACCTGTAGCTGGTTGCAGCTCATCACAAAtgacatgctttttaaaaaaaaatttgttataAGGCAATCACAAAATTAACTTTCCTGGCACTTTAACATACCTGCACAGCATCCCAACAAAAGGGAAATGCACATTCTTTGGTGCGAACCTCAGAATTACAGAATGGAACGCCTCCAGTGCTGACGTCTGGTGCTGTGGACTTAGTTTCTCCACATCTTTCAGGATCCTCTTGTTCAACAGGGCCTTCTCTACTTTGTAGACAGTTGCATTACCTTAAATAGAATTGGAAAATGTAAGATCCTTACAGTATAATATGCCTATGAGTCACATATCCCTATTACAATGTACAATTCATGCAAGTGCAGTACTTACCAGGCTGGAACCACTTGTTTCCATGTGTTTCTGAAAGATCAGGGTGAACACACTTCGGGAACAAGGGATCTTCGTGGGTGTGGATGTTGTGCATGTGGTTTATTAGGGAACTCCACTTGGCCACGGTTTCCTTTCCAGATGCAGCTGTTGTTGCGGACCAGTACATGTGGTTTGTTATACTGCGTTGCCACTTCTTCACCTTTTTACACTTTTTGGCAATTACCTCCAACTTTCGTGACACACCTGTTaatatgaacataaaaataGCAAATCATAGGGTACATTATGACATCTGCATGGCATACATTAGGTTTAATGCTACATTAGGGTGGTAAACTAGAAACATCTACATTTCTGACTTGGAAATAGAATGCAAAAGCTTGACCAAGCTGTAATTACAAGTGGGATactcaaagaaaatatatatattttttaaagagataaTTGGTCATACTTTTTGCCACATGCCAAACGTCATAGTAGTGAATCACTGCAGGCTTCTCTTCTCTGATGTATTTCTGGATTTGAGGGTGTCTGTCCGTGACAAGGCATCCCACAGTCAGACCAGACTCCTCAAGGAACTGCAGGCTCCTTTTCAGACCCTCCTTCTCCATCCTGCCACTGCCGCCCACCTCGTTGCTCTATTGAGGAAGAAACAattagacaaaaataaatgtaaacaagaTGTCCCCCACGATGCTGCTAGAACATTAGTCCTATAACCATAGGACAAACCTTATCAGGTGTTGTAAAGACTTAATGTTTTACTTGTTTACAGCAGCCATGATACAGCTGAGATTTTTTGATCTAATGTCACACTTACACGATTTCACCAATTCAAGTCTAGGaatatgttatttattaatatgattaccattgtgtaatattttaaatgacagatcTCCGTGCCAAGTTGGAGCATAAACCAAAGTTTTGTCAAAATCAGACCAGTGGTGTCTGAGATATTGCATGTgactaaaaacaaacaattgttTGTCCATTGCCCATTGTCCCCCTCTGATTTTATTCAGACATACCTGGACCATCTGAATGTCTACAATGACATTGCTGTCCAGCTCCATCATGGAGTAGCATCCATACTTGGCTGAATGCCCAGGAGAGTCTGCCCTCATGTCCCCAGCAAAAGAAACCGTCTCCTTCTGCCTCAGTGactgcagcagctcctcctgGTCTGTCTTCCATTTGTAGAAAATGGTTGGCTGCAGGTATGAGCGGGCATGGACATGGAAGGTGGCACTGCTGATCGTCTTCACTCGCATTGTGTTCAGTACCTAGTATATAGAAATTATGGGTGAACGCAGGGTATCAGATATGTGATTAAATTGAACATATATTCTAAGATATCACAAAAGACAACTtagaaataagtttttttttttttaatggatgtgTCCCGGAGTTGATACCGTTCTGTCACCAAACAAggataaaattacatttgcGGTTGCACTTTTGATACTAAACATACTCTGTGGGTTATTAGATTACCTTatttgtttgaatgaatgatgaTCCTGAGAAGAGGATGGCTGCAGACAGCTGCAGATTGCCAGCAGGTGTGCTTCCAAGAAGCGGCTGGCTCATCCACTTTCTGTTGTAGAGGCAGTGTAGGCAACTCTGGTCAACAGACAAGAAGGTCCCCCGCACAATCTTCTGGACCTGGCACCTCATGCGGCATGTCGGGCATGTCTCAAATAACGTCATGAGACAGTCCTCGAAGACTATATATTTGGGTGTCTCATGAATTGATGCTGGGGATTGACTGTGGaaacaacacacaaaatgactgaaagaaatgaaaataccATCCTCTCCAGTCAGGTAAaatgattataaaaaaaaaaagctttattattttctctgaaCTAAGCCTAAGTGCAAATATGTCACCACCCAATGTCAAGTAGCCCtatcttgcatttttttttaatactcaCGATAGAATTGTGGACTCGGTCACGACAGAGTCTCCAGGATTGTAGGTAGAGTCGTCATCTTCTGGGACTTCGATGGAGTCATCACAATATACACGGGGCCGTTTGGAGGGAGGAGAGTCTGCTGTGCCATGCTTTTCTGGTGTTGAGGTCAGGATGGGTAGGACCAGGGGAGAAATCGCATTGCTCCCAACACCAATGCTTGCAGTGGCAACACTGACCTGTGTAGCTGTAAATCAAACAGTTTATTTAGTACGTAGACATAcaagtatatttaaaaagacaacTAGCCAAATGTAGTTGTCTTGTGTCTattccaaaaacagaaaatcaccttcaaattttgtttttaaaaacatacagtacattcagtcCTAAAAATCTAGCTTACAAAGTGCTAATCACACACCTTGACTTTTGACACAGTTGTGCAGCAGAGTGTGAGTTCCAAGCTGTGTGGAAACAGTTCTCCTTTTCGGGGGATCAGTCTGGCAACCCACCTCGCGAGTGAATGTGGGCAGCTTCTGGGAAACCGAACAAAAAGCTAAGGTTATTACACGTAATAATGGattaactagctagcttcaTCCATCCAAAGAACACTTGTGAACACACTTATTACTGAACCTTCATTACCTGGAGGCCTTGCCTCCTCAACAGTATTTGTAACGTTATCAGCTTACCTGTTGAACATCTGAAGCTGGGTTCAACAAGGCAGGAACAGCTCCTGGTGTCAGAAGCAACATTGAAGCAAACCCAGCGTTGTACATGGCTTGATTCTTGATGCAGTCGGGTGAGAAATGGGCAGTGCAGAGACGCAGGTGTTGGTTGACATTCTCTGGTACTTCATTAGCAAAAATAAAGTTGACCCACTCCTGGCGCAAAGCTGTGTCCCGTGGAAGTGTATGCAGGGACACATTAGCTGCAGTGCAGCCAGCCACTGCACAGGTGACATAAGCTTTGCTCATaatgagagggagacagaaagagaaagagactaagggagagagtgaggaatagagagagacagcgatGGAGAGAGACTAAGGTAGAGTGAAAGACAAAGACGCAGAGAGAATGGCTCTAAAAAGTGCCTTTGTGTTGGGCTCTATAAAGTGCCTTTGggttttgtgtgagtgagtgagtgagtgagtgagtgagtgagtgaatgaatgaatgaatgaatgaatgaatgagtgatggACGGATTGATAAAGAGTGTAACAGCTAAGTATGAGTATTGGAAATATGTATTGACCTGCAAAAAAgaagatataaatatattagtAAAAGCATAGCTCTTTTTTCATCAATCTAGAAAATACACCACTCTAACACATAAATGACACAACATTACCGGTAACTTTATCTATCTAGTACTAACCTAGCTAACGTTGTCATTAACATTTTACCGCACAGGTAAAATGGGTTTTGGGCGGGAAAGAAAATGCGGGAGGACAGGACACTGAATTCTGTCAAGCTAGTCTAGCTTGCTGGATTAAGTTAATTATCCAAACAGCTAGTGttagctttttttaattattggtcattttagctagctaactagttaaTGTTAGTGCtatataaactaaaaataaatcgAGTTGTTAAAAATAAAGCGAGCTATtgagagctagctagctaacctaaCTACATTATATATCTAGCTAgctgcgttagctagctaggtatataatgtggataaagacagttagctaacgttatccaAACagccagctttttaaaaatcgtCGGTAATTTTAGCCATGTCGTTAGTTTATCTAGATAGCTAGCGTTTGATAAACGAACAATAAATCCGGTAACGTCAACTATGACAGTAAGTTAGTTTGCTTACTAGCTAAGGTTAGCTAACTTATAAGGCATGGAGATCATGATAAAAACCTTCCAATATGTATGACAACTACAAGTATACTTAGAAAACGTATGTAACTATATATTGCAATTATAATGTAAATGGGTTGTTATACGTTATCATTGGTGAGACAGTAATCAATCATGCTCAAGATTAGAAAGTAGTGGGGTTGCTTACCGTGCTAGATAGATGGAATGGCGCAAAAACAGCAGGGCGGTGTgccctgtcagatttctttacggggcgtggaaatgggcgtggttactgtattcgtgacgtagaaaaatgagaactttctcaaccggctgaaaataggacgatgaatttaaaacgcatatttctccaaaaatacagaacggacatatttaatactttgctcattgtgtttcttcaatgcctcttgtgcaaatagcacataaaaccgagaaagtgtgaaaatcaccatggtactcctttaataacATTCAGGAATCTTTATCTTCACTGGGTGAGCAAGTCTCGGAGCTCGAACATAGGGTGAGCTCTAATGAAGATAATATTGATGACATGACAAAACGTGTGCAAACACTCGAAAAAGAAAATGCCTACCTGAAGGATAAAGTTGATGAGGCCGAGAACAGAAGCCGGTCATCCAACCTTCACTTTATCAATGTTCCTGAGCAAAGTGAAGGAAGAGACATGATCGCTTTCTTGAACCAGCTGATCCCACTACTTCTTGGCAAGGAGAACTTTCACACTGTGCCGGTCATCGAAAGGGCTCACTGCTCTCCCACCTTCAGCTCCAGCACTAGATCTGCTCCTAGACCCATCCTGGTCAAGTTCTTACATTTCCAGGACAAAGTGATGATTTTACGTCTGgccagggagagaaaggagctCACTTCTATGGGCACTTGAGTCCATATTTATCCCGACAGTGCTGGCTTGATCAAGAAACGTTGGCAGTTTGATGCTGTCAAAAAGAAACTCTATGCTGCTAATATCAAATATATGGCAGCTGCCATGATGTGTGAGTCAATGTTTTCCGTAAACCGTAACACGGGTGGCATCAGTTCCAGTCTGTCTTAACGATACAATGTCGTAACTAACCATTGTTGTAAAACCCAGTCatatatgcatgtctatggtaAAATCATGGAATATTGAATGTTAGCTAACTTCTGACTCTAGATGTAATGAAACTTCCttttgttatttacattttttttcttattgtgaaTATCTGAGGCCACgtatatttttatgttcatCTGAATATAATCTAgattatctattttatttgactCTGAATAAGTATGGCCCTCCCTTTGTGCCCATATGTAGGCTATGTAGCAGTCTGAGCCTGTGGCTATTAGCTCTATTTTAGTTAACCTGCCACTCagttctttttatgttttaatttttgtgtgtgcatgtgtatgcgtatgcgcatgtgtgtgcgtgcatacgtgtggtgtttgtctgtccgtctgtcctgCTTATTGCTCTCGCTCCCCACACCCATCACCATCTCTCCCAACTCAGTTTTCTGACcttctgtttttatcttttatataGGTACAATTGAATCAGCTAAAGGTTTAAAGGTTATTCATCTTAATATCAGGAGACTTGTTTCAAAGATCGATCTCCTCAGAGCCTGGGTTACTCTTTACAAACCcaatattattactatttctGAAATATGGCTACATAGTAAAATCACTgatgatgaaattaaaatagatcATTTTGTTCTGTATAGAGCTGATAGGGCTTCTAGAGGAGGTGGGGTGGCCACATATGTTTCTGCAAATCTTGTTTCTGAGTGTGTCATTCCTAACGTAGAGCCAGttaattttgaatgtattttcattaaCATTATTCTTCATGATAACAAACATTTAACTATTGGCAACATTTATAGGACTCCCTCTGCTCCTACTGACTCTACAAAGTGTATTTTGTCAACTATCTCTTGAGAGGCATAATGAAATGATTATCTTGGGTGACTTCAGTAGTAACTGGCTTGATCGTTCCTCCTCCAATGATAAAAATTTATTTGGTAGTGTAAACCTCACTCAGTTAATTAATGAACCTACTAGAGTGGATTATCGGACTTCATCTTTGTTGGATTGGATACTTGTCCCTAATCCTGAAAGGATAATTAAATCTGGTGTTATGTCAGATTGTTTAAGTGATCACTCTGTTATATTCTGtgtttggaaaattaaaattccaTTCGACTGagacaatgcaaaaatattaatgtagaTTGTTTTATTCAAGACCTACTTGCTGTTAACTGGGATAGACTTCAATTAATTCCTTTTGTTGATGATGCATGGAACTTCTTCTGTTCTGGAGTTACTAACATAATCAATAAACATGCTCCCATGAAAACAATTAGAGTTAAAGGTAGACATTTACCCTGGATCAGCTCACATCCTATCAGCCTTTTCAAACAAAGGGATAAAGCCTGGGCCAAATATCGCTCATCCAAAGATTCTGCTGATTGGGAAACCTACAGATACTTGAGGAATTTATGTAAGACCAAAACAAGGAATGCAAAATCCAACTACTATAAAGATAGCTTTTCTCAGAATTTTCATAACCCTAGACAGTTTTGGAATCAATTGAACCGTATTCTgaataaaactaataaaaccTTCATAAACCAGATTCAAATTAATAATGACATTATTTATGATCCTTTACTTATTTCCCATGCTTGAGGAATTTATGTAAGACCAAAACAAGGAATGCAAAATCCAACTACTATAAAGATAGCTTTTCTCAGAATTTTCATAACCCTAGACAGTTTTGGAATCAGTTGAACTGTATTCTCAGTAAAACCTTCATAAACCAGATTCAAATTAATAATGACATTACTTCTAATGGTTCTTTTTCCTTTAGAAAAATTTTGCCTACTGATGTTTTTCATGCCATATGCGAGTTAAAAGTAAGTAGTAGTGCTGGTCCAGACGGTTTGGAAGCCAAAACCCAAACTTGCTGCTCATGTAATAATGTATCCCCTTGCAGATTTATTTAACTTGTCCCTGTCTAACTTGTTCAATTCCCTCCATATGGAAATGCGCCAGAGTTACCCCTCTTTTTAAAGGTGGAGTCCTATCTGATGTGAATAATTATCAACCAATTTCTATTATTTGTACTATTGCTAAAATCTTTGAGaaactgatttttaatcaattatcAAGTTAATTTGTTCAATATTTTATCTTCATCCCAATCAGGTTTTAAACCTAACTTTTCCACCACTACGGCTCTTTTAAAATTCACTAATGATGTGTTCTCATCCTTTGATAGAGGCCAACTCACAGGTGCAATTTTTATCGATCTTTCCAAGGCTTTTGATATGGTTGATCACTACCTCCTCCGTGATAAGCTCTATTCTATTGGTTTAACTCAAAATTCCCCCCCTTTGGTTTAATGCCTATCTTCATAATAGATGTCAGTGGGTTGTCTTTCAGGGTTCTCAGTCTGACTATTTAATTGTTGAAAAGGGTGTTCCACAAGGTTCCACCTTGGGACCACttcttttctctatttttattAACGACTTAATATCAAATATCAACTCAAATATGCTCAAATTGTCTTGTTCATCTTTATGCTGATGACACTGTTATCTACACCTTTAACTCCGATATATTACAAATTCAGAATTCTTTAGTTTGATTTTAACTTCCAAAACTGGTTTCATAACAACAAACTTGTATTGAATAGGAAGAAGTCCTGCAGCATGGTGTTTGGTACGCGACACAGTCGTTCATATCCCTTtgatttgcatattatttttgatGATGGGTCACCCCTTGAGAAAgttgattcattaaaatatctTGGACTTTGGATTGACACTGAACTGTCCTTTAAGCCccacattgattttattttaaaaagaacatatCGAGGGCTTAGAACCAGAGGGGTGTAAGTGACATTTGACAAACTTTACAGGAGAgccaaaactaaaaatgacAATACTTTGTCCTGactgtgtttattaaaattcatCTTCCACATTAAAACTGCATACATATTTGTATGAAAATAGACTTAATGAACAATAGTATGAAATGTAttgaagattttttaaatatattttttttaaatgtggaaaaaagtcgCTTACACCTTTTTGGAACCAACATTTTATctcatataaaacataaaaaatgggcgtgtgtgataaaacaataaacaaggCCATACATTAATGagttaaaaaaacagtaatttatTGTGATAATACAAAATTATGTTTGCACTATAATATGTATGTAACAAAGGTATGTTTATCTCTGTAtccataaatgtttttaatgcattttggaaAACAGCAACACAGTTTCCTTGATAAATTTATGGGACATTTTCTAATCAATTGCCAAGCAGTCCTCTGGATCTGGCTTCCTCCTACATACTTCTCATTAGAGCTGCAGCAAGAGAGGGAAACACAgcaactacacaaacacacacacacacacacatctgcacatgtacagtacacacatgctcactatactatattaatgaattaacaGTAATTAATTTAGCTGAAACATTAATCCTGGCCAAACAACCGATTAAcaactgaaaatacagaacattgggaatgtgaaatatataacaataaaacaataacaatatatttCATACAGATCATGTAAGTCTCAcgtggattttttttcatgagataCTAGCTtactctgactgactgacttgcAAAGACTTGTAGAAGTCCACATAGGAGTGAGGGATATTCCCATTTGTGCAAAGCGTGAGTAAGTCTTTCTTTTTCTCGACACTGATCCCAGGAGGACTTGTGTGCATCTTCTTTGGCTCAATTGCATGGGACCCTCTGGTCTCCTGCTTTGCAACTTCAAGCATTCTAAATGCTGGGTCagaaaaattcatattttaaccaAATCACTTTGGGATCCTCTTTGACATAGCGAAGCCATTTGATTTTCTGCCAACGCACAGCTTGTCCCTCTGTATCTCTGGTCCTGTTTCTGACCGATTCAAAATGCCACTGCtggactcatctacaaccttcccaaattctcccacgtcacttctctgctgcgatcactccacagGCTACCGgccgctgccaggatccggttcaaagtcctgaccctcgcctacactgcagccaacaggacagcccctatctacttgcaggacatgattcgatcctatacgcctgctcgaccacttcTTGTacgccttgtaccccctcccacccgagtaaagtgatcacagagcttctcctcCTTAGATCCCCAAtagtggaacaaactccctgtccctcttagaacctctccctcactacccatcttccaccATGGtgtgaagactcatctcttcagactatacctggactaactaccaccactctgtatttcattctaaatcccccacccctttcattcattacatgttcccccatcccagcactttttggtaatttgtatttgtcctaatattgtagcttgttcttctgcctagttggcttggcataggttaggtcagaatagtgttcactgtgtgaactaaactgtgttcttggctagaaatagctgtacaaaataagtattgtatctcagccctgccaacctgcacgcattttgtgtaccaaccacgcaattcttgatcaaaatacgcaggtacgaaatgccagctgaaactacgcaaaaaaaaatattgtaatttaattaaggaaaacaatcaatgaatacaaaataataccgtacatttattcagtATATAAACTACATCCCTTGGGTTGgaccagatgctacgaccttgtgcttatggttctgtaacccctccctgacccactcaacatccactgatacgcagcggtacgTAACACTTGCTGAGGTGAAATGGGAAGTGGgcagtaataatcaagcacaaaaatgtgtccataatgttaacatataaaacgttaaaacatgttcggtaactttaggagatgatgcatttcaaggagtatatcctaatgagataagtttgtgtatatatttagccgtagtagtagctcgcatacgattttagcctcgttacgagacggctacggtgtgaataactgatggagtaatttagctgcagtaactcaaacgccaCAGAGACTCCCTGTTCTAACTTTGAATCGCTCACtctctgttggagcaaagtgaccattgcaaaggtgtttgactacatactgctaacgtagcaaataattcctattattgcagccagtcacccgaccagccttgcagttagaaaatattcatgacgtcagatgacgaggatactaacaagggagagagagcagcagacctattaaaaagaagcgagtccatgccccccagaagtacctcgcaaaatatcaggagcaatggccgtgcctccgcccctcaaaacttccgcaccatgcattttgcacattgtgcaattatgattttgacattagccaccaaggagcttcaggtaataagttagttacaaaggcctacattcctagataatttttcaattgaatactttttttttccattaggcctatatgatgtgtgcctatataagctgattcaattatttaattattaaataaaaatggaaatcatgaacagaaacttggttttattcacaATTGAGTGTgttcacaagtttttttttttacatgacaacataagtttctgtaaatacttgaaaattaaaacacgttgcaatatacaaaataaattatttcaatttttattaaataattgaatgcaattcgcttatggttatcagtttgtataagcacacatatcatattcCCCCCCTTTGGTTTAATGCCTATCTTCATAATAGATGTCAGTGGGTTGTCTTTCAGGGTTCTCAGTCTGACTATTTAATTGTTGAAAAGGGTGTTCCACAAGGTTCCACCTTGGGACCACttcttttctctatttttattAACGACTTAATATCAAATATCAACTCAAATATGCTCAAATTGTCTTGTTCATCTTTATGCTGATGACACTGTTATCTACACCTTTAACTCCGATATATTACAAATTCAGAATTCTTTAGTTTGATTTTAACTTCCAAAACTGGTTTCATAACAACAAACTTGTATTGAATAGGAAGAAGTCCTGCAGCATGGTGTTTGGTACGCGACACAGTCGTTCATATCCCTTtgatttgcatattatttttgatGATGGGTCACCCCTTGAGAAAgttgattcattaaaatatctTGGACTTTGGATTGACACTGAACTGTCCTTTAAGCCccacattgattttattttaaaaagaacatatCGAGGGCTTAGAACCAGAGGGGTGTAAGTGACATTTGACAAACTTTACAGGAGAgccaaaactaaaaatgacAATACTTTGTCCTGactgtgtttattaaaattcatCTTCCACATTAAAACTGCATACATATTTGTATGAAAATAGACTTAATGAACAATAGTATGAAATGTAttgaagattttttaaatatattttttttaaatgtggaaaaaagtcgCTTACACCTTTTTGGAACCAACATTTTATctcatataaaacataaaaaatgggcgtgtgtgataaaacaataaacaaggCCATACATTAATGagttaaaaaaacagtaatttatTGTGATAATACAAAATTATGTTTACACTATAATATGTATGTAACAAAGGTATGTTTATCTCTGTAtccataaatgtttttaatgcattttggaaAACAGCAACACAGTTTCCTTGATAAATTTAT carries:
- the LOC135254919 gene encoding uncharacterized protein LOC135254919; translated protein: MTLFETCPTCRMRCQVQKIVRGTFLSVDQSCLHCLYNRKWMSQPLLGSTPAGNLQLSAAILFSGSSFIQTNKVLNTMRVKTISSATFHVHARSYLQPTIFYKWKTDQEELLQSLRQKETVSFAGDMRADSPGHSAKYGCYSMMELDSNVIVDIQMVQSNEVGGSGRMEKEGLKRSLQFLEESGLTVGCLVTDRHPQIQKYIREEKPAVIHYYDVWHVAKSMTNYLFKKYIYFL